A genome region from Thermococcus onnurineus NA1 includes the following:
- the taw22 gene encoding tRNA (guanine(37)-N1)/4-demethylwyosine(37)-methyltransferase Taw22 has product MPAIRVPKEKAEPVKRKLKKLNLYDGKRRPEREENHVLLPVLDDPIVKELGYEVLEVELPLRPERQIYKNLESVLAERLSEEELSYLRRYDVVGDIAIIQIPPELEHRIKDIIWGLRKVHPFLKVIAKKGFHEGAFRIRNYSIIWGEKRLTTVHKENGVRIKVDLSKAFFNPRMKGERYRLAQLVNDGEMVLIPFAGVLPYALVIARYKRVKITAVELNGDAYRLGLENIELNRKNLKGEIEFLHGDAFKVLPELPVFDRVISPTPRGVDALALALSRAEKWLHYYDFVHEDEIESFRRRILEECRRQGKDCEVKVKKVSDFKPHVFKVCADVKILK; this is encoded by the coding sequence ATGCCAGCAATAAGAGTGCCGAAGGAGAAAGCGGAGCCAGTAAAGAGGAAACTGAAAAAGCTTAACCTATATGATGGAAAGAGGAGGCCAGAGAGGGAAGAAAACCATGTTCTCCTGCCCGTCCTGGACGATCCCATAGTCAAGGAACTCGGCTACGAAGTCCTTGAGGTTGAGCTCCCCCTCAGACCGGAGAGGCAGATTTACAAAAACCTAGAAAGTGTTCTGGCAGAGCGCCTTAGCGAAGAGGAGCTCTCCTATCTGAGGCGCTACGACGTCGTGGGGGACATCGCAATAATCCAGATCCCGCCCGAGCTGGAGCACAGGATCAAGGATATCATCTGGGGCCTGAGGAAGGTTCACCCGTTTCTGAAGGTCATTGCAAAGAAGGGCTTCCATGAGGGAGCATTTAGAATTCGTAATTATTCCATAATCTGGGGCGAGAAGAGGCTGACGACAGTTCACAAGGAGAACGGCGTTAGGATAAAAGTGGACTTAAGCAAAGCCTTCTTCAACCCGAGGATGAAGGGCGAGAGGTATAGATTAGCTCAGCTCGTAAACGATGGTGAGATGGTTCTGATTCCCTTCGCCGGTGTTCTACCGTACGCCCTCGTCATAGCGCGCTATAAACGGGTCAAGATTACCGCCGTCGAGCTGAACGGAGATGCTTACAGGCTCGGCCTTGAGAACATCGAGCTGAACAGGAAAAACCTGAAGGGCGAGATAGAGTTCCTCCACGGCGATGCCTTCAAGGTTCTCCCAGAGCTGCCAGTGTTCGACCGCGTGATAAGCCCCACACCAAGAGGGGTGGATGCCCTGGCCCTAGCCCTGAGCAGGGCCGAGAAATGGCTCCACTACTATGACTTCGTCCACGAGGACGAGATCGAGTCCTTCAGACGGAGAATCCTTGAAGAATGCAGGAGGCAGGGAAAAGATTGCGAGGTTAAAGTAAAAAAGGTGAGCGACTTCAAGCCGCACGTGTTCAAAGTGTGTGCGGACGTGAAAATTTTGAAATAA
- a CDS encoding replication factor C large subunit: MAMPSSDVPWVEKYRPRRLSEIVNQNKALEQVRAWIEAWLHGNPPKKKALLLAGSPGTGKTTTIYALAREYGFEVIELNASDERTYEKIERYVQAAYTMDILGKRRKLIFLDESDNIEPSGAREIAKLIDKARNPIIMSANHYWEVPREIRNKAQIVEYKRLSQRDIMKALIRILKAEGVTVPKEILQEIAKRANGDLRAAINDLQTVVSGGIEDAREVLAYRDVEKSVFQALAQLFATDNAKRAKLAVLGVDMFPNELLQWIDENLPYVYYKPEDIARAYEALSRADIYLGRAQRTGNYGLWKYATDMMTAGVAVAGVKKKGFVRIYPPKTIKLLTESKGERSLRDSVVKKIMSEMHMAKLEALETLNILKAIFEHNPDMAAHFVVFLDLSEKEVEFIVGDKEKAKTIWGKSLNIHKRLKEERSELKEHVKAAVETAEVKESEEKVEEAEELEEEGISEEELEKAEEEMEAVEKEKKAEKIDKPKKKGKQATLFDFLKK; the protein is encoded by the coding sequence ATGGCCATGCCCTCCTCCGATGTTCCCTGGGTTGAGAAGTACCGCCCGAGAAGGCTAAGCGAGATAGTGAACCAGAACAAGGCTTTGGAGCAGGTAAGGGCATGGATAGAGGCATGGCTGCACGGTAATCCGCCGAAGAAGAAGGCTCTCCTCCTAGCTGGATCTCCGGGGACGGGCAAGACCACCACCATCTATGCCCTGGCCAGGGAGTACGGCTTCGAGGTCATCGAGCTCAACGCGAGCGACGAGAGGACCTACGAGAAGATAGAGCGCTATGTCCAGGCAGCCTACACGATGGACATCCTTGGAAAGAGGAGAAAGCTGATATTCCTCGACGAGTCAGACAACATAGAACCAAGCGGAGCGAGAGAGATAGCGAAGCTCATCGACAAAGCCAGGAACCCGATAATCATGTCAGCCAACCACTACTGGGAGGTTCCGAGGGAGATAAGGAACAAGGCCCAGATAGTTGAATACAAGCGCCTGAGCCAGAGGGACATAATGAAGGCCCTCATAAGGATCCTAAAGGCAGAGGGTGTAACCGTTCCGAAGGAAATCCTCCAGGAGATAGCCAAGCGCGCCAACGGCGACTTAAGGGCAGCAATAAACGACCTTCAGACTGTTGTCTCGGGTGGAATCGAGGACGCCAGAGAGGTTCTCGCGTACCGTGACGTGGAGAAGAGCGTCTTCCAGGCATTGGCTCAGCTGTTCGCAACGGACAACGCCAAACGCGCAAAGCTGGCCGTTCTCGGCGTTGACATGTTCCCCAATGAACTCCTCCAGTGGATAGACGAGAACCTGCCTTACGTCTATTACAAGCCGGAGGACATAGCGAGGGCCTACGAAGCGCTTAGCAGAGCTGATATATACCTCGGCAGGGCCCAGAGGACGGGTAACTACGGACTCTGGAAGTACGCCACGGACATGATGACCGCCGGCGTTGCAGTGGCTGGCGTCAAGAAGAAGGGCTTCGTGAGGATTTACCCGCCGAAGACGATAAAGCTCCTCACCGAGAGCAAGGGGGAGCGCTCGCTCAGGGATTCGGTGGTCAAGAAGATAATGAGCGAGATGCACATGGCGAAGCTCGAGGCCCTTGAAACCCTCAACATCCTCAAGGCTATATTCGAGCACAATCCCGACATGGCGGCGCACTTCGTCGTCTTCCTCGACCTGAGTGAGAAGGAGGTCGAGTTCATAGTTGGCGACAAGGAGAAGGCGAAGACGATATGGGGCAAGAGCCTCAACATTCACAAGCGCCTCAAGGAGGAGCGGAGCGAGCTCAAGGAGCACGTTAAGGCAGCAGTCGAGACAGCTGAGGTGAAAGAATCCGAAGAAAAAGTCGAGGAAGCAGAAGAGCTCGAAGAAGAGGGGATAAGCGAAGAGGAGCTCGAAAAGGCAGAGGAAGAGATGGAAGCCGTCGAGAAGGAGAAGAAGGCCGAGAAGATCGACAAGCCCAAGAAGAAGGGCAAGCAGGCTACGCTCTTTGACTTCCTGAAGAAGTGA
- a CDS encoding DUF835 domain-containing protein: MGVDLITFEGILLFIITTYWLVRVRRYYYLANSHSKKAIIGLAVTLTLLGLLGGTVIILTAFGRNVLCPILELITIGMFLLLSLLSLRCLEREICEIYARKEEGESGIKKSDVFLVESTEEAKLLLKALHREKVPILVISRRTWEEWVREFGIEPERFLWLSGVSHRHAVSPSSLHILREEAVKFMRNHEKSAIYIEGIEYLMFYSEFSAIAKFLFTLKDYAVVSGAYMIVLAIPQILDEKQFNILAREFKRPNIKEIEELLSSKAFFGTLLREDLDKLAKRTNVKSREQEGENNASNKSAEGESGASKEETEKA, encoded by the coding sequence ATGGGAGTTGACCTCATAACCTTCGAGGGAATTTTGCTATTCATCATTACCACCTACTGGCTCGTCAGGGTTAGACGTTACTATTATCTCGCAAACAGCCACTCCAAAAAGGCTATTATTGGACTCGCAGTCACGCTAACTCTCCTCGGACTCCTCGGCGGGACAGTTATTATCCTCACGGCCTTTGGGAGAAACGTACTATGCCCCATACTCGAGCTTATAACAATCGGAATGTTCTTGCTCCTATCACTTCTGTCACTCAGGTGTCTAGAGCGGGAGATTTGTGAAATATATGCCAGGAAAGAAGAAGGGGAGAGCGGGATAAAAAAGTCTGATGTCTTTCTCGTCGAGAGCACTGAAGAGGCCAAGCTTTTGCTGAAGGCGCTCCACAGAGAGAAAGTGCCGATCCTCGTCATTAGCAGGCGAACATGGGAAGAGTGGGTGCGCGAATTTGGAATAGAGCCGGAGAGATTCCTGTGGCTCAGTGGGGTGTCCCACAGGCATGCCGTCAGCCCCAGCAGTCTGCATATCCTCCGGGAAGAGGCCGTCAAATTCATGAGGAACCACGAGAAAAGTGCAATTTACATCGAGGGAATAGAGTACTTGATGTTCTACTCGGAGTTCAGCGCCATAGCAAAGTTCCTCTTCACTCTCAAGGATTATGCAGTTGTCAGCGGTGCATACATGATAGTCCTCGCCATACCGCAGATTCTAGATGAGAAGCAGTTCAACATCCTGGCCAGGGAATTCAAGAGACCCAACATAAAAGAGATCGAGGAACTGCTTTCCAGCAAGGCATTCTTTGGAACTCTACTGCGCGAGGATTTAGACAAACTGGCAAAGAGAACAAACGTTAAAAGCCGGGAGCAAGAGGGAGAAAACAATGCCAGCAATAAGAGTGCCGAAGGAGAAAGCGGAGCCAGTAAAGAGGAAACTGAAAAAGCTTAA
- the moaA gene encoding GTP 3',8-cyclase MoaA has product MLYDRFGRPVTNLRISITRDCNYRCFFCHREGQHFNVRLELTPAEIERLVKVASNLGIKKVKLTGGEPTVRDDIIEIVRRIKPYLRDLSMTTNGSRLKELAKPLAKAGLDRVNVSLHSLKPDVYKKITGVDMLDVVLDGIEEAVRYLSPVKLNMTVMKGLNDGEIWDMIGFAAKTGTILQLIELEAPREMTQTSFFRKYFYPLKPVEQKLEEMAVETRERRMHRRKKYFVPTEYGIAEVEVVRAMHNTIFCANCTRLRVTSDGKFKTCLLRKRDLIDFATALRNNASDAELVDLFRKAVLMREPYWK; this is encoded by the coding sequence GTGCTCTATGACCGCTTTGGCAGGCCGGTGACGAACCTCAGGATTTCAATCACACGGGACTGCAACTACAGATGTTTCTTCTGCCATCGAGAGGGCCAGCACTTCAACGTAAGGTTAGAACTCACTCCAGCAGAAATCGAAAGGCTCGTTAAAGTGGCCTCAAACCTAGGGATAAAGAAGGTCAAGCTAACCGGCGGCGAGCCGACTGTGAGGGACGATATTATCGAGATAGTGAGAAGGATAAAACCCTACCTAAGGGACCTCTCGATGACGACCAACGGAAGTCGTTTAAAAGAGCTAGCAAAACCCCTGGCAAAAGCAGGCCTTGACAGGGTGAACGTCTCGCTCCACAGCCTTAAGCCCGATGTTTATAAGAAAATAACCGGCGTTGACATGCTCGATGTCGTTCTTGATGGCATTGAGGAGGCCGTCAGATACCTCAGCCCGGTCAAGCTCAACATGACAGTGATGAAAGGCCTCAACGACGGCGAGATATGGGATATGATAGGCTTTGCGGCCAAGACCGGCACGATACTCCAGCTGATAGAGCTCGAGGCACCGAGAGAGATGACACAAACGAGCTTTTTCAGGAAATATTTTTACCCGCTCAAGCCCGTTGAGCAGAAGCTCGAAGAGATGGCTGTAGAGACTCGTGAGAGAAGAATGCACAGGCGCAAGAAGTACTTTGTTCCGACAGAGTATGGAATAGCCGAGGTCGAAGTCGTCAGAGCTATGCACAACACGATTTTCTGCGCCAACTGCACTCGCCTTAGGGTCACCTCAGACGGCAAGTTCAAAACCTGTCTGCTGAGAAAGAGAGACCTCATAGACTTTGCAACTGCTCTAAGGAACAATGCCAGCGATGCAGAACTTGTTGATCTCTTCCGGAAGGCAGTCCTGATGAGAGAGCCCTACTGGAAATAG